CAGATTTACGCGATGGCCGGTATGCAGACCAACCTGCACCTGATCGCGAATGAAGCAGGCACCTATGATGGTATCTCCGCCAGCTATAGCGGCCCGGGCTTCTCAGGTATGAAGTTCAAAGCTATTGCGACGCCGGACCGTGCCGCTTTCGACCAGTGGGTTGCAAAAGCGAAGCAGTCTCCAAACACCATGTCTGACATGGCGGCGTTCGAAAAAGTGGCTGCACCTAGCGAATACAACAAGGTGGAGTACTTCTCTAACGTGAAACCTGATTTGTTCAAAGACGTTATTGGCAAATTTATGGATCACGGCAAGAGCATGGACATGACCCAGCCTGAAGGCGAGCACAGCGTGCACGAAGGTATGGAAGGCATGGACATGAGCCACGCGGAAACCGCTCACTAAGGGGCCGAGGAAGAAAATGTTCGGAAAATTGACACTGGATGCAGTGCCCTACCATGAACCGATTATCGTGGTTACGGTGGCTGCAATTATCATCGGTGGTGCGGCCTTACTGGCCTTGATCACTTACTTCGGTAAGTGGAGCTACCTGTGGAACGAGTGGCTGACTTCGGTTGACCACAAAAAACTCGGTATCATGTACTGCATCGTCGGTATCGTCATGTTAATTCGTGGCTTTGCGGATGCGATCATGATGCGTAGCCAGCAGGCACTCGCGTCTGCGGGTGAAGCCGGCTTCCTGCCGCCGCACCACTACGACCAGATCTTTACCGCCCACGGCGTTATCATGATCTTCTTCGTGGCGATGCCGCTGGTTATCGGTCTGATGAACGTGGTCGTTCCGCTGCAAATCGGCGCGCGCGACGTTGCGTTCCCGTTCCTGAACAACCTGAGCTTCTGGTTCACGGTTGTCGGCGTTATCCTGGTTAACCTGTCACTGGGTGTGGGCGAATTCGCACAGACCGGCTGGCTGGCTTACCCGCCGTTGTCAGGAATTGAATACAGTCCGGGCGTAGGTGTCGACTACTGGATTTGGGCGCTTCAGCTCTCCGGTGTTGGTACAACCCTGACCGGTATTAACTTCTTCGTGACCATTATCAAGATGCGTGCCCCTGGCATGACCATGTTCAAGATGCCGGTATTTACCTGGGCATCTCTGTGCGCCAACATCCTGATTATTGCGTCCTTCCCAATTCTGACTGTCACCATCGCGCTGCTGACCCTGGACCGCTACCTGGGCACCCATTTCTTTACCAACGATATGGGTGGCAACATGATGATGTACATCAACCTGATTTGGGCGTGGGGTCACCCGGAAGTGTACATCCTGGTTCTGCCGGTGTTCGGTGTGTTCTCCGAAATCGCAGCAACCTTCTCGCGTAAACGTCTGTTTGGTTACACCTCTCTGGTGTGGGCAACCGTGTGTATTACCGTTCTGTCGTTCATCGTTTGGCTGCACCACTTCTTCACCATGGGTGCGGGCGCGAACGTAAACGCCTTCTTCGGTATTACCACCATGATTATCGCCATCCCTACCGGGGTTAAGATCTTCAACTGGCTGTTCACCATGTACCAGGGCCGTATCGTGTTCCACTCAGCAATGCTGTGGACCATCGGCTTCATCGTGACCTTCTCCGTAGGTGGGATGACCGGCGTACTGCTGGCGGTACCGGGTGCTGACTTCGTTCTGCACAACAGTCTGTTCCTGATTGCGCACTTCCATAACGTTATCATCGGTGGTGTGGTCTTCGGCTGCTTCGCTGGCGTAACCTACTGGTGGCCAAAAGCGTTCGGCTTCACGCTGAACGAAAAATGGGGTAAACGCGCGTTCTGGTTCTGGATCATCGGTTTCTTCGTGGCGTTTATGCCGCTGTACGTGCTGGGCTTCATGGGTATGACCCGTCGTCTGAGCCAGCAGATTGATCCACAGTTCCACCCAATGCTGATGGTTGCAGCGGGCGGTGCGGTGCTGATTGCTTGTGGTATCGCGTCTCAGCTGATTCAGTTCTACGTGTCTATTCGCGACCGCGACCAGAACCGTGACCTGACCGGTGACCCATGGGGTGGCCGTACGCTGGAGTGGGCGACCTCTTCTCCACCTCCGTTCTATAACTTTGCCGTTGTGCCGCAGGTCCATGAACGCGATGCATTCTGGGAAATGAAAGAAAAAGGTGAAGCGTACAAGCAACCTGCTCATTACGAAGAGATCCACATGCCGAAAAACAGCGGCGCGGGCATTGTGATTGCCGCTTTCGCAACGGTATTTGGTTTCGCAATGATCTGGCACATCTGGTGGATGGCGATTGTTGGCTTTGCTGGCATCGTAATCAGCTGGATTGTGAAGAGCTTTGACGAGGACGTGGACTACTACGTACCAGTCCGTGAAGTTGAAAAGCTGGAAAATCAGCATTTCGACGAGATTTCTAAAGCGGGGCTGAAAAATGGCAACTGATACTCTGGCGCACTCGACTGCCCACGCGCATGAACATGCGCACCACGATACAGGACCGACCAAAGTCTTCGGTTTCTGGATCTACCTGATGAGCGACTGCATTCTGTTCTGCTGTCTGTTCGCGACCTATGCCGTTCTGGTGAACGGCACAGCGGGCGGCCCGACCGGCAAGGACATTTTTGAACTGCCGTTCGTTCTGGTTGAAACCGCACTGCTGTTATTCAGCTCCATTACCTACGGCATGGCGGCTATCGCCATGTACAAAAACAACAAGAGCCAGGTTGTCTCCTGGCTGGCGTTGACCTGGTTGTTTGGTGCTGGATTTATCGGGATGGAAATCTATGAATTCCATCACCTGATTATGGAAGGCTTCGGGCCAGATCGCAGTGGCTTCCTGTCCGCGTTCTTCGCGCTGGTCGGTACCCACGGTCTGCACGTGACCTCGGGTCTGATCTGGATGGCGGTACTGATGTTCCAGATTTCCCGTCGCGGCCTGACCAGTACTAACCGTACCCGTATCCTGTGCCTGAGCCTGTTCTGGCACTTCCTGGACGTGGTATGGATCTGTGTGTTCTCTGTAGTGTATCTGATGGGGGCGATGTAATGAGTCATTCAAACGATCATGGCGCTTCCCACGGTAGCGTAAAAACCTACATGACAGGTTTTATCCTGTCGATCATCCTGACAGTGATCCCGTTCTGGATGGTGATGAGCGGTTCTGCGTCTAAGCCGGTTATTCTGGGTGCAATCCTGGTGACCGCGGTGATTCAGATTCTGGTGCATCTGGTTTGCTTCCTGCACATGAACACCAAGTCCGATGAAGGCTGGAACATGACGGCATTCATCTTTACCGTGATTATCATCGCTATCCTGGTAGTCGGTTCCATCTGGATTATGTGGAACCTTAACTACAACATGATGGTTCACTAAGAGCGGCGAGTATGTTTAAGCAATACCTGCAAGTAACGAAACCAGGCATCATCTTTGGCAACCTGATCTCCGTGATCGGAGGGTTCCTGCTGGCCTCTAAAGGCAGCATTGATTACACCCTCTTTATCTACACGCTGGTCGGTGTGTCGCTGGTTGTTGCGTCCGGTTGTGTATTTAACAACTACATCGACATGGATATCGACAAGAAGATGGAAAGGACCAAAAATCGGGTGCTGGTGAAAGGCCTGATCGCCCCTTCCGTCTCGCTGGTGTACGCCACCTTGCTGGGTATTGCTGGCTTTATGCTGCTGTGGTTTGGTGCTAACCCACTGGCCTGCTGGCTGGGGGTGATGGGGTTCG
This region of Enterobacter cloacae complex sp. R_G8 genomic DNA includes:
- the cyoB gene encoding cytochrome o ubiquinol oxidase subunit I, which translates into the protein MFGKLTLDAVPYHEPIIVVTVAAIIIGGAALLALITYFGKWSYLWNEWLTSVDHKKLGIMYCIVGIVMLIRGFADAIMMRSQQALASAGEAGFLPPHHYDQIFTAHGVIMIFFVAMPLVIGLMNVVVPLQIGARDVAFPFLNNLSFWFTVVGVILVNLSLGVGEFAQTGWLAYPPLSGIEYSPGVGVDYWIWALQLSGVGTTLTGINFFVTIIKMRAPGMTMFKMPVFTWASLCANILIIASFPILTVTIALLTLDRYLGTHFFTNDMGGNMMMYINLIWAWGHPEVYILVLPVFGVFSEIAATFSRKRLFGYTSLVWATVCITVLSFIVWLHHFFTMGAGANVNAFFGITTMIIAIPTGVKIFNWLFTMYQGRIVFHSAMLWTIGFIVTFSVGGMTGVLLAVPGADFVLHNSLFLIAHFHNVIIGGVVFGCFAGVTYWWPKAFGFTLNEKWGKRAFWFWIIGFFVAFMPLYVLGFMGMTRRLSQQIDPQFHPMLMVAAGGAVLIACGIASQLIQFYVSIRDRDQNRDLTGDPWGGRTLEWATSSPPPFYNFAVVPQVHERDAFWEMKEKGEAYKQPAHYEEIHMPKNSGAGIVIAAFATVFGFAMIWHIWWMAIVGFAGIVISWIVKSFDEDVDYYVPVREVEKLENQHFDEISKAGLKNGN
- a CDS encoding cytochrome o ubiquinol oxidase subunit III, whose product is MATDTLAHSTAHAHEHAHHDTGPTKVFGFWIYLMSDCILFCCLFATYAVLVNGTAGGPTGKDIFELPFVLVETALLLFSSITYGMAAIAMYKNNKSQVVSWLALTWLFGAGFIGMEIYEFHHLIMEGFGPDRSGFLSAFFALVGTHGLHVTSGLIWMAVLMFQISRRGLTSTNRTRILCLSLFWHFLDVVWICVFSVVYLMGAM
- a CDS encoding cytochrome o ubiquinol oxidase subunit IV, with translation MSHSNDHGASHGSVKTYMTGFILSIILTVIPFWMVMSGSASKPVILGAILVTAVIQILVHLVCFLHMNTKSDEGWNMTAFIFTVIIIAILVVGSIWIMWNLNYNMMVH